Genomic window (Prochlorococcus marinus str. GP2):
ATAAATTAAATATAGTTAAGATAACTTTCTCTCCAAATGGATTTTTATCTATTGAGGAAAAAGATTTAAAAACAATATTGTTAGGATTTAATCCGAATTTAATCAACCATCAATTACAAATTATCAATAACCTTAAAAATGAATTTGTGAAAAATACCTTTTCTAAAAAAATAGATAATATTGATCTTACTGATCCAAATAAACCAAAAATAAAAGTGTTCAAACCCTAATATTTGAGATGAGATTTCAAATATTTTTTTTTAATTAATGTAGTGTTGATAAGGGTTTAGCATTTAAAACAAAATTTTTATTAAGTAAATATTTTAAGGATTTTCCTCAACAAATTCCTACAGATGAGCTTTGTAAGTTCATAATGCACCCAATACTAGTATTAGATCCTTATTAAGAGATGAGCTTCGGTAACAATCCAAACTTTGATCAATCAACAAACATCCTTCCAAGTCAGAATGCCAAAATTGAAGTAATTGGCGTTGGCGGTGGTGGAAGTAATGCTGTAAACAGAATGATTGATAGTGAACTTGAAGGAGTTTCATTCAGAGTTCTTAATACTGATGCCCAAGCATTACTGCAGTCCTCTGCAGAGCGCAGGGTTCAATTAGGTCAGAACTTAACGAGAGGTCTTGGAGCGGGAGGTAATCCAAGTATCGGTCAAAAGGCAGCAGAAGAATCTAGAGATGAACTTCAACAGTCACTTGAAGGCTCTGACTTAGTTTTTATAGCAGCAGGAATGGGTGGAGGTACCGGCACAGGAGCAGCTCCAGTAGTTGCTGAAGTGGCAAAGCAAAGCGGTGCATTAACAATTGGGATAGTAACTAAACCTTTTTCTTTCGAAGGCAAAAGGAGAATGCGTCAAGCAGAAGAAGGAATTGCGAGATTGGCTGAAAACGTTGATACCCTTATTGTCATACCAAATGATAGGTTAAAAGAAGTTTCTGCAGGTGCTTCTATCCAAGAAGCTTTTATGAATGCGGATGATGTATTAAGAATGGGAGTGCAAGGTATAAGTGAAGTAATTACCCGCCCTGGTGAGGTTAATCTTGATTTTGCTGATGTGAGATCAGTTATGACTGAAGCTGGCACTGCCCTTCTTGGCGTAGGTATTGGATCTGGTCGATCTAGAGCTATAGAGGCTGCTCAAGCTGCAATTAATAGCCCATTACTTGAAGCGGGAAGAATTGATGGTGCTAAAGGTTGCCTTGTAAATATAACTGGAGGAAGAGATTTAACTCTAGATGATGTGAACTCAGTTGGAGAGGTTATTAGCGATGTTGTAGATCAGGATGCAAATATTATCGTTGGTCAAGCGGTTAATGAAGATATGGAGGGTGAGATACAAGTTACAGTCATCGCAACAGGTTTTGATACAAACCAGCCATTGAAGCAACAAAGAATTAAAAACAGATTATCTAATCAATCTTTTTATGGTGTTTCTGACAATAAAGATACAGGAGCAAATATTCCAGAATTTTTAAGGTTAAGGCAAAATAAAAAAGATATAGATTAAAAGGTAAAATAGAGTGACTCGGTTATCTCGCCTGCCTCAAGCATCCCTTGTGGCTGCTACCTTCCGGTCCTGACCAGGTTTAGGCGTTAAAACCGCGAAAGGCCGAGTCATTGATATTTTAGCAATTCTTGATTAAAAAAGATACATAAAATTCTTATGTTACCTTCAGAACTCGTTAAATATAAAGAAAAATCTCAAAAAATTATTGCATTAACAGCTTGGGACTCCATCTCAGGATCTATTGCAGAACAAGCTAATGTAGATCTTGTCTTAGTCGGAGATTCCTTAGCAATGGTTTGTTTGGGATACAAATCCACATTACCACTAACTTTAGAAAACATTATTTATCACACTAATGCTGTTTCAAGAGGGTTTAAAAAGAGTATTGAAGAACAACCTTTAGTTGTTGCCGACATGCCTTTTCTGACTTATCAATGTGGAGAAGATAAAGCTGTGGAGTATGCAGGGAGAATAATTCAA
Coding sequences:
- the ftsZ gene encoding cell division protein FtsZ translates to MSFGNNPNFDQSTNILPSQNAKIEVIGVGGGGSNAVNRMIDSELEGVSFRVLNTDAQALLQSSAERRVQLGQNLTRGLGAGGNPSIGQKAAEESRDELQQSLEGSDLVFIAAGMGGGTGTGAAPVVAEVAKQSGALTIGIVTKPFSFEGKRRMRQAEEGIARLAENVDTLIVIPNDRLKEVSAGASIQEAFMNADDVLRMGVQGISEVITRPGEVNLDFADVRSVMTEAGTALLGVGIGSGRSRAIEAAQAAINSPLLEAGRIDGAKGCLVNITGGRDLTLDDVNSVGEVISDVVDQDANIIVGQAVNEDMEGEIQVTVIATGFDTNQPLKQQRIKNRLSNQSFYGVSDNKDTGANIPEFLRLRQNKKDID